From the genome of Thermoflexus hugenholtzii, one region includes:
- a CDS encoding thioredoxin family protein: MALLDARTREEVRRLLADLPHPVRLRVFIQHTDCIYCRETRQLVEEVAALSDRISLEVHNRITDREVAERYGIDKVPAVVIEGDQDYGIRYFGIPSGYEFGSLIEDIRMVGARDSGLSPASRQRLARIQTPVHIQVFVTPTCPYCPRMVRLAHQAAFESPWIRADMIEAMEFPELADFYGVYGVPRTVINEVIHIEGAVPEGYFINELMKVTDPEAMAKATAAWERMRHAIAAGHAHSHHHDDED, from the coding sequence ATGGCGTTGCTGGACGCGCGCACCCGGGAGGAAGTCCGCCGGCTGCTGGCCGATCTGCCCCATCCGGTGCGGTTGCGGGTTTTCATCCAGCATACGGATTGCATCTATTGCCGGGAGACCCGACAGCTGGTGGAGGAGGTGGCGGCCCTCTCCGATCGCATCTCCCTGGAGGTCCATAACCGGATCACGGACCGGGAGGTCGCGGAGCGTTACGGGATCGATAAGGTCCCGGCCGTGGTCATCGAGGGGGACCAGGACTATGGCATCCGCTACTTCGGGATCCCGTCCGGCTATGAGTTCGGCTCGCTGATCGAGGACATCCGGATGGTGGGGGCGCGGGATTCGGGGCTCTCGCCGGCGAGCCGCCAGCGCCTGGCCCGGATCCAGACGCCGGTCCACATCCAGGTCTTCGTCACGCCCACGTGCCCGTATTGTCCGCGGATGGTCCGGCTGGCCCATCAGGCGGCCTTCGAGAGCCCATGGATCCGCGCGGACATGATCGAGGCGATGGAGTTCCCCGAGCTGGCGGATTTCTACGGGGTCTATGGGGTGCCCCGCACGGTGATCAATGAGGTCATCCACATCGAGGGGGCCGTGCCGGAAGGCTACTTCATCAACGAGCTGATGAAGGTGACGGATCCGGAGGCGATGGCGAAGGCCACGGCGGCCTGGGAGCGGATGCGCCACGCCATCGCCGCGGGTCATGCCCACTCTCATCACCACGATGATGAGGACTGA